In Anaerolineales bacterium, the sequence CTGCTGGGTGCCTACAGCGTATACCACCGGGAACTCGGCCTGCTCGTCGGTGGCGCCCAGTTCAATGAACAGGTCAAAGGTTTCGTTCAGCACGCGGGTCGTATCGGCGTCCTTGCGGTCCACTTTGTTGATCACCACAATGGCGCGGTGGCCCATCGCCAGCGCCTTCTTCAATACAAAGCGCGTCTGCGGGCGCGGGCCTTCGGCGGCGTCCACCAGCAGCAGCACGCCGTCCACCATATTGAGCACCCGCTCCACCTCGCCGCCAAAGTCGGCGTGGCCGGGCGTATCCACAATGTTGATCTTGACTTCCTGGCCGCTGGCCGGGTCATGGATCCGAATGGCAGTGTTCTTGGCCAGAATGGTGATGCCGCGCTCACGCTCCAGGGCGTTCGAGTCCATCACGCGTTCCTGTATCTGCTGGTTCTCACGGAAGACGCTGGCTTGGCGCAACAATCCGTCCACCAGAGTGGTCTTGCCATGGTCTACATGGGCAATAATGGCGATGTTTCTTAGGTCGTTACGAACTTGCTTCATTTTGTATTAAATCCATCCACAAAAACGCCCCGCCTTGGCGGGGCGAAAATTAACTATGCAATTATAGCAAACTTGGTCTTGTTTTAGGTCCGGTTGCCGCGCCGCCAGTTGGCCAGCGTGATCCACAGCCAGCTAATAATGAAGAAAGCCACCAAAATACCCAGGCAGTAGACCGCCACGCCGCCGTAACCGCCAACCACGCTGGGGTTCAGGAATTCATAGGGATACCAGCCGATCATGGCGCCGCGCACCAGCGAATACACCAGGTAGAGCAGCGGGAAGGCCAACCAGGGCAGCGCATGACGCAGCTCCAACTTGTGCTTGGGCGGCTGCCACAGCCAGTCGGCGATCACCACCAAGGGCATCACAATGTGCGTTTGGGTGTTCACCCAAGGCAGCAACGCCCCCAGGTCCTGGCCGCGCAGCAGCACAACATAAACCAAGCCGACCACGGTGATGTAGACCACGCCGGCGCCGCGGATCAGGTCATCCTGCAGAGAGGGTTCACGGCCCAGCCACAGGCGATAGGCCGAAATGATCAAGATCAGCGACACCAGAATATTGCTGATATTGGTGAAATAACTAAAGAAACTCACCGGGCTGAAGCCAAGCGACATGGAGATGCCAAACTGTGTGAAGATGGCGAACAAGGTCAACCAGCCGAAGAACAGCCGGACATACGCAAGGCGGCTAGGTTTATTCATGTCCCGCATTATATGCGCAGTCTGCTTTACACGCCATCAATCCAGGCGAAAGACAATTTCATCCACCAGCTCGCCATCCACGTTCAGCACGCCTTTGGACTGGCCAACCTGCACAAAGCTGCATTTCTCCAGCACACGCATAGAAGCAGTGTTGTGCACTGCCGTATAGCCAAACAGCGGACGCTGCGGCAACTGCGCCAACAATTGGCGCAGCGCCTGGGTTGCGATGCCCCGCCCCCAGAAAGCCCGCCCTACGCCATACCCCACCTCACGCTGGCCCTCCATCTCCCAGGACATGATACTGCCGGCCACTTCACCGTCCGCCAGGATGGCCAGCAAGATGTTGTCTGGGTTGCTGCGTACCCTGGCCCAGTGCGCCATGAAATCAGCCTCTTCACGGGCCGGGAAGGCGGCCATGCGCACGGCTTCCGGGTCGCGCTGCTGCTCGTACAGAATGGGCAGATCGCTGTCCTCGATTTCGCGTAAAGTCACTTCAGGGCTCATGGCGGCATTCTACTATGCGCGCCCCAGCGTCGCAAAGGGGTTCTCCTGCCGGGGACGCCGCGCGGCGCCGGTCAGCTGGTGGCGGGCGGCCATCAGCATCCAGTAGACCGCATCCAGCGTATCGTCATG encodes:
- a CDS encoding GNAT family N-acetyltransferase yields the protein MSPEVTLREIEDSDLPILYEQQRDPEAVRMAAFPAREEADFMAHWARVRSNPDNILLAILADGEVAGSIMSWEMEGQREVGYGVGRAFWGRGIATQALRQLLAQLPQRPLFGYTAVHNTASMRVLEKCSFVQVGQSKGVLNVDGELVDEIVFRLD
- a CDS encoding Pr6Pr family membrane protein; the protein is MNKPSRLAYVRLFFGWLTLFAIFTQFGISMSLGFSPVSFFSYFTNISNILVSLILIISAYRLWLGREPSLQDDLIRGAGVVYITVVGLVYVVLLRGQDLGALLPWVNTQTHIVMPLVVIADWLWQPPKHKLELRHALPWLAFPLLYLVYSLVRGAMIGWYPYEFLNPSVVGGYGGVAVYCLGILVAFFIISWLWITLANWRRGNRT